A single window of Intrasporangium calvum DSM 43043 DNA harbors:
- a CDS encoding lysylphosphatidylglycerol synthase domain-containing protein, whose amino-acid sequence MSRGRLLMGLRVLVAVVTLAAVVYAVARNWGDVSVHLGKVSVVTFAWSTLAAAVGTWLTMLGWRIILRDLGSDLHVAPASGVYFVGQLGKYLPGSLWSVLVQADIAAHLRVPRRRTAVTGLLALGFALLTGLLVGLPSVGFLLRQTSGGFPWWLVLAAPLVVVLLVPRLLNWSIATMLRLIRRPPLEHDLSARAVLKAVATFVLVWLCFGAHTWLLAAAVAGDAPHPDLSTAALTGYALSVSLGMLLIVLPAGLGAREGLLTLILSAAIPTPAAAAVAIMSRFIVTILDVAAALVGWFYARSHDLVSERRERAPDAQLGSR is encoded by the coding sequence GTGTCCCGCGGGCGACTCCTCATGGGGCTCCGCGTCCTCGTCGCAGTCGTCACGCTCGCGGCAGTGGTCTACGCGGTCGCCCGCAACTGGGGGGACGTCTCCGTGCACCTCGGCAAGGTCTCGGTGGTGACCTTCGCGTGGTCGACGTTGGCCGCGGCGGTCGGCACGTGGCTGACCATGCTCGGGTGGCGCATCATCCTGCGCGACCTCGGCTCGGACCTGCATGTGGCTCCCGCCTCCGGCGTCTACTTCGTGGGCCAGCTCGGCAAGTACCTCCCCGGGTCGCTCTGGTCGGTGCTCGTGCAGGCCGACATCGCCGCCCACCTGCGCGTGCCTCGGCGGAGGACCGCGGTGACGGGGCTGCTGGCCCTCGGCTTCGCCCTGCTCACCGGGCTGCTCGTCGGGCTGCCATCCGTCGGGTTCCTCCTGCGCCAGACCTCCGGCGGGTTCCCTTGGTGGCTGGTGCTCGCGGCGCCCCTCGTCGTCGTGCTGCTCGTGCCCCGGCTGCTCAACTGGTCGATCGCCACGATGCTCCGGCTGATCCGCCGACCCCCACTCGAGCACGACCTGTCGGCGCGAGCGGTTCTCAAGGCCGTGGCCACCTTCGTGCTCGTGTGGCTCTGCTTCGGGGCGCACACCTGGCTGCTCGCGGCCGCGGTCGCCGGAGATGCCCCGCACCCCGACCTCTCGACGGCGGCGTTGACCGGCTATGCGCTCTCGGTGTCCCTCGGCATGCTCCTCATCGTCCTGCCGGCCGGTCTGGGCGCTCGCGAAGGGCTGCTCACCCTCATCCTCTCCGCGGCGATCCCGACGCCGGCAGCGGCGGCGGTGGCGATCATGTCGCGCTTCATCGTCACCATCCTCGACGTGGCAGCCGCCCTCGTCGGCTGGTTCTACGCCCGCTCCCACGACCTCGTCAGCGAGCGGCGCGAACGGGCCCCGGACGCGCAGCTCGGTTCGAGGTGA
- a CDS encoding nitroreductase family deazaflavin-dependent oxidoreductase has translation MTSVDDYLPSPSDWVRHQVEQIAETGTTASVDILGRPVVLVTMRGARTGAVRKVPLMRVERDGVYAAVASQGGRPDHPQWYHNLRAHPEVELQDGTDRFRAHARELGPEERAEWWPVCVAAFPPYAQYQEKTDRVIPVFLLERV, from the coding sequence GTGACCAGCGTGGACGACTACCTCCCCAGCCCGTCCGACTGGGTGCGGCATCAGGTCGAGCAGATCGCGGAGACCGGGACGACCGCCTCGGTCGACATCCTCGGTCGCCCCGTCGTGCTCGTGACGATGCGCGGCGCACGGACCGGGGCCGTCCGGAAGGTGCCGCTCATGCGCGTCGAGCGGGACGGCGTCTACGCCGCGGTCGCGAGCCAGGGCGGCCGACCGGACCACCCGCAGTGGTACCACAACCTGCGCGCCCACCCGGAGGTGGAGCTGCAGGACGGCACCGACAGGTTCCGGGCCCACGCCCGTGAGCTCGGACCCGAGGAGCGCGCCGAGTGGTGGCCCGTCTGCGTCGCCGCCTTCCCGCCCTACGCCCAGTACCAGGAGAAGACGGATCGGGTCATCCCGGTCTTCCTCCTCGAGCGGGTCTAG